The Syntrophus gentianae genome includes a window with the following:
- a CDS encoding CheR family methyltransferase yields the protein MTDGECIEFLQALLPRLRLRWPGFRKVRRQVCKRLSRRIDELGLPDLSAYRDYLAGHSGEWEILDSLCRVTISRFYRDRGVFDTLRARILPELARAASEAGRDEVRCWCAGCCSGEEAYTLQLLWKIDVIPGMAKSRPLKILATDMDSDVLERARKGIYSKSSLGDLPREYLSAAFLPSGSAYVIRDPFRKDITFARQDIRSEFPEGTSSLILCRNLVFTYFAEDLQFEILERISEKLAPGGILVVGIHESLPREIKTFVPYERTAGIYRKI from the coding sequence ATGACGGACGGCGAATGCATCGAATTCCTGCAGGCGCTCCTGCCAAGGCTGCGCCTCCGCTGGCCCGGCTTCCGCAAGGTCCGGAGGCAGGTCTGCAAACGACTCAGCCGCCGCATCGACGAACTGGGCCTCCCAGACCTTTCCGCCTACCGGGATTATCTCGCCGGCCATTCCGGGGAATGGGAAATTCTCGATTCTCTCTGCCGGGTCACAATTTCCCGTTTCTATCGCGATCGCGGGGTTTTCGACACCCTGCGCGCCAGAATCCTTCCAGAACTGGCAAGAGCCGCCTCAGAGGCCGGCAGAGACGAGGTCCGCTGCTGGTGTGCCGGGTGCTGTTCCGGCGAAGAGGCCTACACCCTGCAGCTCCTCTGGAAGATTGACGTGATTCCCGGCATGGCGAAAAGCCGGCCCTTGAAGATTCTCGCAACAGACATGGATTCCGACGTGCTGGAACGGGCACGGAAAGGAATCTATTCGAAAAGCAGCCTTGGCGACCTTCCCCGGGAATATCTCTCCGCGGCCTTTTTACCCTCCGGAAGCGCTTACGTCATCCGAGATCCTTTTCGGAAAGACATCACCTTCGCAAGGCAGGACATCCGCAGCGAGTTCCCGGAAGGAACCTCTTCCCTGATCCTCTGCCGCAATCTGGTGTTCACCTATTTTGCAGAAGATCTGCAGTTCGAAATTCTGGAACGGATCAGCGAAAAGCTTGCGCCGGGTGGAATTCTCGTCGTCGGAATCCATGAATCGCTTCCCCGGGAAATAAAAACCTTCGTTCCTTATGAAAGAACGGCTGGCATTTACCGGAAGATCTGA